A window from Leptothermofonsia sichuanensis E412 encodes these proteins:
- a CDS encoding flotillin family protein, translated as MQANGYSNLTSQSQVYAQASPVEMISPSPEHPTDYLRVGNEWINGGSLLALGLMATVLGVWFLRSFLVIANPNEVVILSGRKWRNKEGQEVGFRILTGGRALRIPIVETVKRMDVTTMPVPVEVRNAYSKGGIPLHLQAIANIKISSNPYLVGNAIERFLDHKPDEIVRVARETLEGNLRGVVATMTPEQVNEDRLKFAERIASDVSSDLAKLGLQLDTLKIQNVSDGVDYLKSLGRQRIAMILRDAEIAESDALAAAMHVEAECEERGRVAQTRDRTTIVERENDLRKIKAKLDKQVRTEMAITQAAAKERKAVVEQTLQTLRTERERLRLKADEILPAEFHRQAQIFHAKGQAASLAENVQAEAYVNELLTRVWQEMGADAAAMFIIQQFETVLQEAIKVPEQLDLQHISIIDNGNGDAVSSVVSVYLRVIKQFLEAAEDTLGIDVSKALKPVAGVSAEKF; from the coding sequence ATGCAAGCTAACGGGTACTCAAATCTAACTTCCCAATCTCAGGTTTATGCCCAGGCATCGCCCGTTGAAATGATCTCGCCATCGCCGGAGCATCCAACTGATTATTTGCGGGTTGGCAATGAATGGATCAATGGAGGTAGTCTGCTCGCCCTGGGATTGATGGCTACTGTGCTGGGAGTCTGGTTTTTGCGATCGTTTTTAGTCATTGCCAATCCCAATGAAGTGGTTATTCTGTCAGGGCGCAAGTGGCGAAATAAGGAAGGTCAAGAGGTGGGCTTTCGGATATTAACAGGTGGGCGTGCCCTCCGAATTCCGATTGTAGAGACTGTAAAGCGCATGGATGTAACTACGATGCCTGTGCCAGTAGAAGTTCGCAATGCTTACTCAAAAGGGGGCATTCCATTGCATCTGCAAGCGATCGCGAACATCAAAATCTCCAGTAATCCTTATCTGGTGGGTAATGCGATTGAACGGTTTCTGGATCACAAACCCGATGAAATTGTGCGGGTTGCTCGCGAAACCCTGGAAGGGAATCTGCGGGGTGTGGTTGCCACCATGACGCCCGAGCAGGTGAATGAAGACCGGCTTAAGTTTGCCGAACGCATTGCTTCCGATGTCAGCAGTGATCTGGCTAAGTTGGGGCTACAGCTCGATACCCTCAAGATTCAAAATGTCTCCGATGGGGTTGATTATCTCAAATCGCTGGGTCGCCAGCGCATTGCCATGATTCTGCGGGATGCTGAAATTGCCGAAAGTGATGCCCTGGCTGCCGCGATGCACGTTGAAGCTGAGTGTGAGGAACGAGGACGAGTGGCTCAGACCCGCGATCGCACCACGATCGTGGAGCGAGAAAACGATCTGCGCAAAATCAAAGCTAAACTCGACAAGCAGGTTCGAACTGAGATGGCAATTACCCAGGCGGCTGCCAAAGAACGTAAGGCAGTGGTCGAGCAAACCCTGCAAACGCTGCGAACTGAACGGGAGCGGTTGCGCCTGAAAGCTGACGAGATATTACCTGCCGAATTCCATCGCCAGGCCCAAATCTTCCATGCCAAGGGTCAGGCTGCCAGCCTTGCCGAAAATGTTCAGGCTGAAGCCTATGTCAACGAATTACTGACAAGAGTGTGGCAAGAAATGGGGGCGGATGCTGCCGCGATGTTTATCATCCAACAGTTTGAAACTGTGTTGCAGGAAGCGATTAAAGTGCCAGAACAACTAGATCTTCAACACATCAGCATTATCGACAACGGAAATGGAGATGCGGTTTCCAGCGTTGTGAGTGTCTATTTGCGCGTGATTAAACAGTTTTTAGAAGCCGCCGAAGACACGCTAGGAATTGATGTATCGAAGGCGCTCAAACCTGTGGCTGGTGTTTCAGCAGAAAAATTTTGA
- a CDS encoding trypsin-like serine protease — translation MNMHRWLGILAGTAVITSGSRQAEAIVVVDDASLFRQQALPGQFSGVVSLEGDVFSDGTSIPFCTGSLLKGGLHILTAAHCLTEDTNQISPGLINQPFFATFNLASGVTQVPILDLFIFQGWDGTLTNGNDIAILSLLEPAPSEAEQYDIYRETNELGQIFTKVGYGRTGNGIDGETTTNGLVAYFGQNQFEGTEADLVNLLISPPTNPAPFSQLLFDFDSGFRSNNLLGSLGLGINEVNTASGDSGGPAFIDNRIAGITSYGVGGFGLLLATDIDELTNSTFGELSGETRVSTYASFVDGVLLGNIAASAQNTAAIPEPSTILGMAIFGGWMLRRRKVQKRDR, via the coding sequence ATGAACATGCACAGATGGCTGGGTATTCTGGCTGGTACCGCAGTAATAACGTCAGGGAGCAGGCAGGCAGAGGCGATCGTGGTGGTGGATGATGCATCGCTATTCCGCCAGCAAGCCCTTCCTGGTCAGTTCAGTGGGGTTGTCTCTTTAGAAGGAGATGTTTTCTCAGATGGGACATCCATTCCATTTTGTACCGGCTCTCTGTTGAAGGGGGGACTGCACATTCTCACGGCTGCCCATTGTTTGACAGAAGATACTAACCAGATATCCCCTGGACTGATCAATCAACCCTTTTTCGCCACGTTCAATCTTGCCAGTGGTGTGACACAGGTGCCCATTCTCGATTTGTTTATTTTCCAGGGATGGGATGGAACGCTGACAAATGGCAATGACATTGCTATTTTGTCGCTGCTAGAGCCAGCCCCGAGTGAAGCAGAGCAGTACGACATTTATCGAGAGACCAATGAGTTAGGTCAAATCTTCACAAAGGTTGGTTATGGCAGGACTGGCAACGGTATAGACGGAGAGACAACGACGAATGGGCTGGTTGCTTACTTTGGGCAAAACCAATTTGAGGGAACAGAAGCTGATCTCGTCAATCTACTGATTTCGCCTCCGACGAATCCAGCACCATTTAGCCAGTTGCTTTTTGATTTTGACAGTGGTTTTCGATCCAACAATTTGCTTGGCAGTTTAGGACTCGGAATTAACGAGGTGAATACTGCCTCTGGCGATTCTGGGGGACCAGCCTTCATTGATAACCGGATCGCTGGAATCACTTCCTATGGGGTCGGAGGGTTTGGTCTGCTACTGGCAACAGATATTGATGAGCTAACCAATTCTACATTTGGTGAGCTTTCAGGAGAAACGCGAGTTTCAACCTATGCCAGCTTTGTAGATGGTGTGCTGCTTGGCAATATTGCGGCTTCTGCTCAAAATACGGCTGCTATCCCTGAACCCTCAACCATTCTTGGCATGGCAATCTTTGGCGGCTGGATGCTTAGGCGTCGAAAAGTGCAGAAGCGCGATCGCTAA
- a CDS encoding helix-turn-helix domain-containing protein, which produces MAKPSLKATPKGVQLVKQALIRAGWTQKDLQAAIGCSRQPITNFFKGEAIAQPLFMRLCDRLGLNWQAIVGLLDCPEEPGAASLPELLPEPFQPTHAELEKENPLLQGQKRTPVESQIDLQEVPNLPVFYGRVKELTELKQRILEDACQLVVLLGMRGIGKTTLAVRLLEEIKYEFDYVIWRSLAHTPPPLMSDLLADLIQVLSNQHSRPLPATSDGRISCLIEHLRQHRCLLVLDNAESLMQDQALAGHYRPGYEDYEALFRRLGTGRHQSCLILTSRANLKEIAELEARDFPVYPLHLAGLPESYACKLLAAKGLSDQEHWGTLIEIFQGNPLALQIVSAMIQRSFGGRVSHFLKQKTITTRQIVDLLEQQFHSLSALEKELMYCLAIQPQPMSFADLKEQIEVSGAVLLDAVESLLRRSLIRGEARFTLEPVVRQYVINELEQQKLSLPNGFTPYPG; this is translated from the coding sequence ATGGCAAAGCCATCGCTCAAAGCAACCCCAAAGGGGGTCCAGTTAGTAAAACAGGCGCTGATCCGGGCAGGCTGGACTCAGAAGGACTTACAAGCTGCAATTGGTTGCAGTCGTCAGCCGATTACTAATTTTTTTAAGGGGGAGGCGATCGCTCAACCTCTGTTCATGCGTTTATGCGATCGCCTGGGCTTGAACTGGCAGGCAATCGTTGGTCTGCTGGACTGCCCTGAGGAGCCTGGAGCAGCCAGTCTTCCTGAGCTACTTCCCGAACCTTTCCAACCAACCCATGCTGAGCTGGAGAAGGAAAACCCCCTGCTCCAGGGACAAAAACGAACGCCAGTGGAGTCACAGATCGATTTGCAAGAAGTGCCCAACCTTCCAGTTTTCTATGGGCGAGTCAAAGAACTGACTGAACTCAAGCAAAGGATTTTAGAGGATGCCTGTCAACTGGTGGTGTTGCTGGGAATGCGGGGAATTGGTAAGACGACCCTGGCTGTCAGACTGCTGGAGGAAATCAAATATGAATTTGATTATGTGATCTGGCGATCGCTGGCTCATACCCCACCCCCCCTGATGAGCGACCTGCTGGCAGACCTGATTCAGGTTTTATCCAATCAGCACAGCCGTCCCCTGCCTGCAACCAGCGATGGGCGAATCTCGTGCCTGATTGAGCATTTACGCCAGCACCGTTGCCTGTTGGTTCTGGATAATGCCGAGTCCCTGATGCAAGATCAGGCTCTGGCGGGACACTATCGTCCAGGCTATGAGGACTATGAAGCGCTATTTCGGCGGTTGGGAACAGGACGCCATCAGAGTTGCCTGATCCTGACCAGTCGAGCCAATCTAAAGGAAATCGCTGAACTGGAGGCAAGAGATTTTCCAGTCTATCCCCTGCACCTGGCTGGACTGCCAGAGAGCTATGCCTGCAAATTGCTGGCTGCCAAAGGTTTGTCGGATCAGGAGCACTGGGGCACACTGATTGAAATTTTCCAGGGGAATCCGCTGGCATTGCAAATTGTTTCTGCCATGATTCAGCGATCGTTTGGGGGCAGAGTATCCCATTTCCTGAAGCAAAAAACCATCACTACCCGGCAAATTGTTGATCTGCTGGAGCAACAGTTTCATAGCCTCTCTGCCTTAGAAAAAGAACTCATGTACTGTCTAGCAATTCAGCCCCAACCCATGTCTTTTGCTGATTTGAAAGAGCAGATTGAGGTATCTGGGGCAGTTCTTCTCGATGCGGTAGAGTCCCTGCTGCGGCGATCGCTGATTCGGGGAGAAGCCAGGTTTACGCTGGAACCAGTGGTTCGTCAGTATGTTATCAATGAGTTGGAACAACAGAAATTGTCGCTTCCTAATGGCTTTACTCCCTATCCCGGATGA
- a CDS encoding bifunctional serine/threonine-protein kinase/ABC transporter substrate-binding protein, protein MSYCINPDCPHPQNPDHLEHCQACGSSLVYDEFLYRAIKPLETQHRTVHQETHDTQLYEVIDEEGNRAVLKVLTNHSARVVTLFEQETKILRQLTHLGIPRFERTFTFTTSRGSRLRCLVMEKIEGQTLDQWLEKQMPLSEETALKWLKQLVEILYVVHQKGFLHQDIKPSNIMQRVDGQLVLLDFGNASDTVSAGYTPPEQADGKATPQSDFFALGRTFVHLLTGHHPIDLPKHPQTGRLLWHPYAPQISQALADLVDDLMALLPPARPQTVQAILARINAIAEETVPAIPVSSAPKKTPQQLPSATTSPRRRLGMMILYSGLVLALGYAGVRSLQPVLQTVLFPSHQMACDQVLEDALSCGEESLFPFIPIPEKQQGIDKFKAGDYQGAVAWLEDARKQQQDDPETLIYLNNARLATQPTQPYTIAIVAPIKNSPELSTEILRGVAQAQTEINRQGIHGRGLRVIIADDANDPTRAQQVAEALVKRREILGVVGHYTSEMSLRTLDIYQAHQLVLISYGSTSTDLSPYGLKPGHVFFRTVPTTQITALALTSYLMSQSPQPQNVMVFYNPQSPYSRSLRDQFDVSIRATGGRIGKSIDLCQVAFNAGDILEKARQQGTTAIALFPDGRFCAASYPNVLTTIRANNRRHPMVASWVLSRADTLESVGEHIVGKLVFATPWHRLSSTNSNFLKEAEVQWGQATLHGEGINTGTATTYDATRALIHALAHPSQPNSRAGVQQVLASPDFEAQGATGPIRFLGGDRQEPIQVLLKVVPSQGCNHYQYSFVPVDYPLAKEEILNCHTHSGGSVD, encoded by the coding sequence ATGAGTTATTGCATCAACCCAGATTGTCCACATCCCCAAAATCCTGACCACTTAGAGCACTGTCAGGCATGTGGCTCCAGCCTGGTTTATGATGAATTTCTTTATCGCGCAATCAAACCTCTGGAAACTCAGCATCGAACAGTCCATCAGGAAACCCATGATACTCAACTCTATGAAGTCATAGACGAAGAAGGGAATAGGGCTGTTTTGAAGGTCTTAACCAACCACAGTGCCAGAGTGGTTACCTTATTTGAGCAAGAAACAAAAATCCTGCGCCAACTGACGCATTTGGGCATTCCCAGGTTTGAGCGCACCTTTACGTTTACAACCTCCAGGGGTAGCAGGCTGCGCTGTCTTGTCATGGAAAAAATTGAGGGACAAACCTTAGACCAGTGGTTAGAGAAACAGATGCCTCTATCGGAGGAAACAGCCCTGAAATGGCTCAAGCAACTGGTTGAGATTTTATATGTTGTGCATCAAAAAGGTTTTTTACATCAGGATATCAAACCATCTAACATCATGCAGAGAGTGGATGGTCAACTGGTTTTGCTTGACTTTGGCAATGCTTCTGATACTGTTTCCGCAGGCTATACCCCACCAGAGCAGGCGGATGGAAAAGCGACGCCCCAGTCAGATTTCTTTGCCTTAGGGCGAACCTTTGTGCATTTGTTGACTGGCCATCATCCGATTGATTTGCCAAAACATCCACAAACCGGAAGACTGCTCTGGCATCCCTATGCGCCGCAGATTTCCCAGGCTTTAGCCGATCTGGTGGACGACCTGATGGCACTTTTGCCGCCCGCCCGCCCCCAAACCGTGCAGGCTATTCTGGCACGGATTAACGCCATCGCTGAGGAAACAGTTCCAGCCATCCCTGTCAGTTCTGCCCCCAAAAAGACGCCACAACAATTACCGTCAGCCACTACATCGCCCCGCAGACGGCTGGGTATGATGATTCTATATTCGGGATTGGTGCTGGCGCTGGGCTATGCTGGTGTGCGATCGCTTCAACCAGTTCTCCAGACAGTTCTATTTCCCAGTCACCAAATGGCTTGTGATCAGGTCCTGGAAGACGCCCTGAGTTGTGGAGAAGAAAGCCTGTTCCCGTTCATTCCAATTCCCGAAAAACAACAGGGTATCGATAAATTTAAGGCGGGTGACTACCAGGGGGCGGTTGCCTGGCTGGAAGACGCCAGAAAGCAACAGCAGGATGATCCAGAAACGCTGATTTACCTGAATAATGCCCGGTTAGCAACTCAACCAACTCAACCCTATACGATCGCGATCGTCGCTCCAATCAAAAACAGCCCCGAACTCAGTACGGAAATTCTGCGCGGGGTGGCTCAGGCACAGACTGAAATCAATCGCCAGGGCATTCACGGCAGAGGATTGCGGGTCATCATTGCGGATGATGCCAACGACCCCACCAGGGCGCAACAGGTAGCAGAAGCCCTGGTCAAACGTAGAGAAATTTTAGGGGTGGTCGGGCACTATACCAGCGAGATGTCACTGCGAACCCTAGACATTTATCAAGCTCATCAGCTCGTTTTAATTTCCTATGGCAGCACCTCCACCGATCTCTCGCCCTATGGCTTAAAACCAGGTCATGTTTTCTTCCGCACTGTGCCAACGACTCAGATCACGGCCTTAGCACTGACCAGTTATCTGATGAGTCAATCTCCACAACCCCAGAACGTTATGGTCTTCTACAATCCGCAAAGCCCCTATAGTCGATCGCTGCGGGATCAATTTGATGTCAGTATCCGTGCAACGGGGGGAAGGATTGGGAAATCGATTGATCTGTGTCAGGTTGCCTTCAATGCAGGGGACATTTTAGAAAAAGCGCGTCAGCAAGGAACAACCGCGATCGCCCTGTTCCCGGATGGACGATTTTGTGCTGCCTCCTACCCGAATGTTTTAACGACCATCCGGGCGAACAATCGACGGCATCCAATGGTTGCTTCCTGGGTTCTGAGTCGAGCCGATACGCTGGAAAGCGTGGGAGAACATATCGTTGGGAAATTGGTGTTTGCTACCCCATGGCATCGATTAAGTAGCACCAATTCCAACTTCTTGAAGGAAGCTGAGGTGCAGTGGGGCCAGGCAACCTTGCACGGAGAGGGAATCAATACAGGCACAGCAACGACCTACGATGCCACCAGAGCGCTGATCCATGCCTTAGCCCACCCATCCCAACCCAATAGTCGAGCTGGCGTGCAGCAGGTTTTAGCATCTCCCGACTTTGAAGCGCAGGGAGCAACTGGACCCATCCGGTTTTTAGGGGGCGATCGCCAGGAACCTATTCAAGTCCTGTTGAAAGTTGTACCCTCTCAGGGCTGCAACCACTACCAGTATTCCTTTGTCCCAGTTGACTACCCCCTGGCAAAAGAGGAAATTTTGAATTGCCACACCCACTCCGGCGGGAGCGTGGATTAA
- a CDS encoding peptidoglycan-binding domain-containing protein, with amino-acid sequence MVPLVDTDFRDTNVVVDLKTNKPVLKSGVRKAEVVELRKLLAHWNIYTHTDSNIFDAQLENEVRRFQRRVFLKEDGVVGPLTWHALYTGCPINMPVLSMGSSGAEVVQLQRSLKVAGIYLGLLDGMFGSQTDQAVRAFQRRKGLVVDGVVGTSTWRALSR; translated from the coding sequence ATGGTTCCTCTAGTTGATACGGACTTTCGGGATACGAATGTGGTTGTTGATCTGAAGACAAATAAGCCAGTACTGAAAAGTGGTGTTAGAAAAGCTGAAGTAGTGGAACTGAGGAAATTGCTGGCTCACTGGAATATTTATACTCATACAGACTCTAATATTTTTGATGCCCAGTTGGAAAACGAAGTTAGACGTTTCCAGCGTCGAGTTTTTCTGAAGGAAGATGGGGTGGTTGGTCCTTTAACCTGGCACGCGCTGTATACAGGATGTCCTATCAATATGCCTGTCTTGAGCATGGGCAGTTCTGGTGCTGAGGTCGTGCAACTTCAGCGATCGCTCAAGGTTGCGGGCATTTATCTGGGTTTGCTTGACGGCATGTTTGGTTCGCAGACCGATCAGGCGGTGCGTGCCTTTCAACGGCGTAAAGGGCTGGTCGTAGATGGGGTGGTAGGAACTTCTACCTGGCGAGCTTTAAGCCGCTGA
- a CDS encoding tetratricopeptide repeat protein, with translation MSALLLLNLINRRREDAAVRDDAAVAAAHVDQKLSTDIAALQQQVQVLPNFLDLASLRKSVLSKSEENLEKLTQEINQIKREIAKPEWRSMRQEMRQLQEQYTGVADTLSGITNQLHRINATNRVEGMEDAIAQMKSELSQLRVNLQNLSNEQKLNSNRAMQEQIDHLNRRLNKLPTPFDASSLKQDVDSLVKMMGDMVSRRELARLNAQVEKLAQQSASIEQVVAPLKIATAILKKQLDTLTTRVQTGNQTADSLLDQSVARSQTSLLEDLRTTVSKLEQRLNQLPATTDPATLHTEVQEIVSTQLGPLQQQLTAVQQLTQSIDRQQKSLREWVNHLPQVLDTTALQNEVKYLAARVEWAENSAMDVQTQVEAAIQSQLAEITQQLQAHQPARQYELVFDVKGGNAAQGFSGRVLEETLESAQARLVVVYPFPTPETLNGTVIQKFKTFLDRKGCLDIGWGHLGDMASQHFPLSIDRRRSINPADRGFLYDTLNQLTQLKRQYPDQFRFKVLGTNENFLVCDRSFAILGAQSLPIASAVFPQAAVGLRTTDHEVIQGLVDRFDNPVLDEKDVEAYFNRAATRYDLGDRQGAIADYTEVLGICPNHDIACNNRGLARYDSGDRQGALEDFALAIHYNPQNYIAYCNRGFIRSEMGDKLGAIADYTDAIQINPDYATAYFYRGLARTRMQNKLGAIQDYTEVIRLNPQDATAYFYRGLACMKIGHRLEAINDLRQAAQLFSAQGDTANYEQTVRTLKKLHKTLDGNELNPVGVPEPSRTGR, from the coding sequence ATGTCAGCCCTGCTCCTGTTGAATTTAATTAATCGACGGCGAGAAGATGCGGCGGTGCGGGATGATGCCGCCGTCGCCGCAGCGCACGTTGATCAAAAATTATCCACCGATATAGCAGCTCTGCAACAGCAGGTTCAGGTGTTACCCAACTTTCTTGACCTTGCCAGCTTGAGAAAATCAGTGCTGAGTAAGAGTGAGGAAAACCTGGAAAAGCTGACCCAGGAAATTAATCAGATTAAACGCGAAATTGCCAAACCCGAATGGCGCTCGATGCGTCAGGAAATGCGCCAGCTTCAGGAACAATACACAGGGGTAGCAGATACCCTGAGTGGCATTACCAACCAGCTCCACCGAATCAACGCTACCAATCGAGTGGAGGGGATGGAGGATGCGATCGCCCAGATGAAATCTGAACTATCCCAATTACGGGTTAACCTGCAAAACCTGAGCAATGAGCAAAAGCTGAACAGTAACCGGGCAATGCAGGAACAGATTGACCATCTCAATCGCCGCCTGAACAAGCTGCCGACTCCATTTGACGCCAGTTCCCTCAAGCAAGATGTGGATTCCCTGGTCAAAATGATGGGCGACATGGTGTCCCGACGGGAACTGGCCCGGCTCAATGCCCAGGTTGAAAAACTTGCCCAGCAGAGTGCATCCATTGAGCAGGTCGTTGCTCCACTCAAGATTGCAACTGCCATCCTGAAAAAGCAGCTCGATACCCTGACGACCAGGGTTCAAACCGGCAATCAAACCGCCGATTCGCTCCTGGATCAGTCGGTTGCCCGGTCCCAGACATCCCTGCTGGAAGACCTGAGAACAACTGTGAGCAAACTGGAACAGCGGCTGAACCAGTTACCAGCCACTACTGACCCCGCAACGCTGCACACCGAAGTCCAGGAAATTGTTTCTACGCAGTTAGGACCACTCCAGCAGCAGCTAACAGCGGTGCAGCAATTGACTCAAAGCATCGATCGCCAGCAGAAATCTCTGCGCGAATGGGTCAATCACCTCCCTCAGGTGCTCGATACCACTGCCTTACAGAATGAAGTGAAATATCTGGCGGCACGGGTTGAATGGGCAGAAAACAGCGCAATGGATGTGCAGACTCAGGTGGAAGCTGCGATTCAGAGCCAGTTGGCAGAGATCACCCAGCAGTTGCAGGCGCATCAGCCCGCCCGCCAGTACGAGCTGGTGTTTGATGTCAAAGGAGGGAATGCGGCCCAGGGATTCAGTGGCAGGGTGCTGGAAGAAACCCTGGAAAGCGCTCAGGCAAGACTGGTTGTCGTTTATCCTTTCCCAACACCAGAAACCCTGAATGGCACAGTGATTCAGAAGTTCAAGACATTTCTTGATCGCAAGGGCTGTCTGGATATTGGCTGGGGACATCTGGGGGATATGGCCAGCCAGCATTTTCCCCTCTCCATTGATCGCCGGCGGAGTATCAATCCGGCTGACAGAGGGTTTCTCTATGACACCCTCAACCAGTTAACGCAGCTCAAACGGCAGTACCCTGACCAGTTCCGGTTTAAGGTGCTGGGAACCAATGAAAATTTTCTGGTCTGCGATCGCAGTTTTGCCATTTTGGGTGCCCAGTCCCTCCCAATTGCCAGTGCTGTGTTTCCCCAGGCGGCGGTTGGTCTGCGGACAACGGACCACGAAGTAATTCAGGGTTTGGTGGATCGGTTTGACAATCCAGTCCTGGATGAGAAGGATGTTGAAGCCTACTTCAATCGGGCAGCCACTCGCTATGACCTGGGCGATCGCCAGGGAGCAATTGCCGACTATACAGAGGTTCTGGGCATTTGCCCCAATCATGATATTGCCTGCAATAATCGGGGGCTGGCTCGCTATGATAGTGGCGATCGCCAGGGTGCCCTGGAAGATTTTGCCCTGGCTATTCATTACAATCCCCAGAACTATATTGCCTACTGTAACCGGGGCTTCATTCGCTCAGAAATGGGAGACAAATTGGGGGCGATCGCAGACTACACCGATGCCATTCAAATCAATCCCGACTACGCCACGGCTTACTTCTACCGGGGGCTTGCCCGTACCCGTATGCAAAACAAACTGGGGGCAATTCAAGACTATACCGAAGTGATTCGGCTTAATCCCCAGGATGCCACTGCTTACTTTTATCGAGGACTTGCCTGCATGAAAATTGGGCATCGGCTGGAAGCCATCAACGACCTGCGTCAGGCTGCCCAGCTATTTTCTGCCCAGGGCGACACTGCAAACTATGAGCAGACGGTTCGCACCCTTAAGAAACTGCACAAGACCCTGGATGGGAATGAGCTGAACCCGGTCGGGGTACCGGAACCATCCAGAACCGGGCGTTGA